Part of the Spea bombifrons isolate aSpeBom1 chromosome 3, aSpeBom1.2.pri, whole genome shotgun sequence genome, TTTGCCAGGGGGACTCAAATCGTTGTTCCTCCCAGGCCACGTTGCTCAGAGCAGTTGTCTCAGACAGGAGATATTTACGCAGACAAACACGTAGAAATGAAGATTCTTCATGATGTGCTTCTTCGTCTTTGTGTACATTTACCCTCTGCCAGTATTCGGTTTGAACAAAAACCTAACATTCATgattgttttcatgttctcccgaatacaaatgcacaagtcaaaAAATTACTTAGTTTCCTAGTTGTCATTCTTCTCAATATTAAAAGGGAATATATTgccttacatataaaaaatacttaagGAATCAAATATAAATCTATACTGGTGAATGTAAACAACAATTTCGGAAGCAAATTATCTTAATGACCTTAAAAGTAATATCTGATTATCACATATCTACACCAGTTCTATATCTATTTGAGACATGTATATAACTTAAATaacatgtaccgtattggcccgaatataggccgcacttttttcccccactttaagtctttaaagtgggggtgcggcctatattcggggtctagcgcccgacgcccgggacatgcagtcccgggcggcGGGCAGGCAGctgggttaggatacagatcccccgcagcggtgcaggggacctgtatcctactgtctgatacgctcagacagcctcccctgccggcactttccacggggggagtaccggcacgggaggttgtctaagcgcatcgcacggacgttcaccggcagcggcgatgcgccgttgccggtgaacgtgcgcacgatgcattctaacccccccgacttaccagggcagactcccgggtgtcttgcagggccggcggaagacatctacgcaatacgcgtatacaacttccggtgccggcacttccgctgagtgccggtaccgggagttgtatacacgatgtgcatagatgtccccctccggccccgtaagacaccagggagtctgctctggtaagtcgggggggggaggatagagtggcagcatatcgagggggaggacagagtggcagcgtatctcgagggggggggacagagtggcagcgtatctcgaggggggggcagagtggcagcatatctcggggaggggggaggacagagtggcagcgtatctcggggagggggggaggacagagtggcagcgtatctcgggggggagaggacagagtggcagcgtatctcgagggggggggacagagtggcagcgtatctcggggagggggggaggacagagtggcagcgtatctcggggaggggggaggacagagtggcaggatgttttttggtactttttttaaagaaaaaaactttttctttaaaaaagcaccaaacttttagggtgcggcctatatacgggggcggcctatatccgagccaatacggtatttaaaacaATGATGTTGCAAAGTGATTTGGGAAATATTAATCAACTAACACCACGTCTAAAGCAGAGCATGAGAAAGGCCAATAAAGACAATAAGACCATTCAAGAAGTAGAATTCCCCATAGCTTTATTCAAAATAACATATTAGAAACTAAGCATTGTAACGCAATAAAGTGCCAACCATCAGGAAAATTCTGTAGAAATGTGGTCCAATATTTTCTTAGGAAAAAATATGCTCTTAGATcaaatgtattatacatttgacTGGATACAAGTTGAAAAATTTAGATGAGTCCAAGAGATGCATGGTTACTTCTAAGCACCCACCAAATCATGGTTTGTGTAAGTACAAAATTGGCATTTCTAGGACCACCTATTAACCGGTGGAGGGGAGGTGACTGTGTGTGCAGTGGGGACGGGGGTTATTGTGCCCAAAAGTACCCCCTTTACCTCTGTTCAGTAGGATAGACAGGTGCAAGATCATTTGAAAATGTCCTTGAGGGTATCTGTAATCAACCTGCTACTTGCCAAGTCAGGTGGAGAATTTAAGTGTTACAAAACTCTTTGGAGAGGCATGAACCCGATCCCATGCCTTCATCTTTGGCCGGTGGAACAaatttgaaaattaaataatttatatccCAAACATTTAGGGTGATTTTCTCTGTCCAACCACTCAAAGGGCTCATCCTTTAATGTTAAACCTAGCAATGACCATTAGTCCTTATCTTCCTCAGTCCTCATCTTCATCCTAGGGAAAGTCACCATCCAAAAAACAAGATATACAACATTCCCTTCCAAACATGAGCAGTTCACACATCGGTTTAATCCCAACTCCATCCACTAGGGAAGAATGCATTAGGAGTGTGTGAACAATCATTCCAAATTCTGATGTCCAAAGGCATATCAGTAAGAAAATATCCAAGAAATGTTAGCTAGAAGTATTTGGtatgtatgttaaaaataacttttgttatttttaatatttttgaccTTTGCATTAAATAGTAAACTTTTCCAGTttacacaaaatacattaaaggTTAGGATATATTTCATCTTTTCGTACAATAGTGCAAATAGTTTGGCAGAAAGAACCTTTTAAAATGccattcttacattacatcttacATTTCACATAGAAAGAACGAATGATCATGATTATTAGCTGATGAGAGAGAAGCATTGGGAATGTAAGCTGGGCACCATTTTTTGTTGCAGTATTATGTAGCTAGTATAGGCCATTTAGACAACCACCATAATATCTTCTAGAGGCTTCCTCTGCAAAtctggcacagtggcatcttgGCTTGGATAACCAACAGGAAGTAGCATAAGTAATTTCTCATTAACTGGACGCTCAAGCAATACTCTGAGACGAGGTCCACAGTTTAGAGGAGTAGTGGTCACTGTTACCAAACCAGCattctaaaacacaaaagaaaaagaagaacattTTGTATGTGCATGGTAACAAACTGTGTTGCTATAAATCCATTATCGTGGATTGGaggcaggaggaggaggaggcaaaAATCCAGTGTCCcttatccaaaaaaaataaatacaaaaaaaacaaaaagaacttTGTGAAAAATGCTTAAACTGTAATCTACTGTACATCAGAATTGTGTGCCTCAATACCTTGCTTCTCCATATGACTGTGAAGGTGGCTTGCAAACATGTAGTAGTAGACATAACATAGTAGACTAGGACAGTAATATTTGTCCATTACAGATGGGATACTGTTATTATTACTTTTCCGCCCATAACCTAAAGAGCCATACAGTATGGTTGGGCTCCCAAGCACACCCCTTCCTGCCTTCCCCTCTTGCCATAAGGCCTAAAAAAAGGTTAGACATCAGTACTGCATCTCCCACTTTTCTTCCGCATGGCTCTTCTAGACTCCCTCCAATGGCAGAAGCCACCAAAGGCTATAAGCAATATACTAAAAGACAGCACACTATGACTGGTGGGTTAAGTTTGTATATCTAGTGTTTTTTTGCCTTATGTTGCTATTCTAAACTAGATAAATGATTTTCAAAGGTTGTTGGCTGCCCCAAGAGAAATGATACCGAACACAATtacagtaacaaaaaataaGTAATGACAGGATTTTTACAATGTAGTAAATTGCTCTATTTCTAGATGCATGCattacaatgcattttactgcatgtaaatCAGCGTGTGCATTAATTACTGAAGCTATGTACTGCATTTGCATAGATGCCAACTGTACCTTTTTCCCAGGACAGTCCAGGGTAATCAGCAATAGTGAGTGTATGGTGCATGGCCTGTTaaggagatcaaggatctcctcTAACGGCCTAAAATGAAGGGGGTGTGAGGCCTGTTCCTGTGTGCCGGTGATTGATGCTGAGCAccagggatatgacatcatatgcaagCCCTCAGCTTgttaagcaaaaataaatgtattttaattcaaGAGGTATTGTAAAAAGAATCTTTTTTTGGCCCCTTACTGGCACATTAGCATGCTGTGCCTACAGGGTTCATGGCAATAGCAACTCCTGTGGGTGCCATGGCAAGTGAACTTGGTGATATAATATGCACCATAATAATTAGACGGAGCTAATTAATGCTAACTTTGGAACCGTGAGTGTACTAAAAAGTATTTGATAGCTGTGTTGCAAAGTGTACCTGGAGATTATTTTCAAATCTTGGAAACTATGCCATGTACTTTAGCAGTCCTGTTGGAACCAATCGCAATGTTCAAACAGCTTACATGTCACTGGCTGCTATTACTTTAATTGATCTCAGTGAACAAATGTAGAACTGAGAGGTTCAAATGAGCAGCAAACTTCAGGGTTTAAAAATCTCAGAAACATTGAAAGCTAAATGCTTATTAAAGAAGATCATATTTGACACCATATACTAATTAATCCCCCAAATGTTGTGATCATGGAGTTCACCTGAATGGCTGCCAGTAGTATTCCACATGCAATTGAGACACTAATCTCATTGTAATAATGTGTCTTCTTTTTATTGCTGGAAAGTATCCCGTAAACTTGCTTGAAGATCAGGATTAAGAAGGGAGCAGTATCTAGATATTCCTTCACCCAgtttgtccttaaaaaaaaaccaacaaacaaagcaaaattGTAAGTACATTATTTGAAGACCACATAACAATAGTTAGGGTAGCAATGGTAGTTATGGTAGCAATTCTGATAAAAACCAAGACTTTGCATGTGGCAAACTTGCACATGCAGATCCAAGACACAAATTCACTAATAGCAAGATTtactcaagaaaaaaaactcttgcTTTGTATTACACACTATTGCATGAGTGTCTGCAATGTCTGTCAGAACGATGCACTGGGTAATCGTTCTGGTAACTGGGTCAAAAATgagaacttaaaaaaaactgtgttgtGTTGTGCACTAATTTTGCAAAATCCATGGGAGGATATGTAAGTTGTTATTCAACTTACATGCCCTCGCCTGCAACTAGCAAAATTTTAAGTTGCATACACTTGTAAAACCTTGTATAAGAATCAACATACAAGTTGGTTTGTGAATGTTACTGAAGCGAGTCTGTTCTGACAACTTAACTTTTAACTTGCCTTCATTAATTAACAAAGTTTCTTGTAAAGATGTTATGACAACGCATATGGAACTTTGTGTAAGCAATATTCTACCTCAGTTTCTTTAGGTCGTGAACCCATGTGTCTCCCATTCTTTTCCGATAATTtatctcttcttcctcctcaaTGATCTCCCGGATTTTATGTTTTACCTCTGGATTTTCAACGACTACAAAAGTCCATGGTTCAGTATGTGCTCCACTAGGAGATGTTCCTATGACATTAAGAACGGTTGTATTGaacataaaaatgcataaacTTGCACTGTGAGTTTACAAGAATGGAAAGGAACTTAGAGATATAAAATTAAAGGAGCACTACAGCCATCAAATGCATCTTAATGCAGATGATACTAgagtgtcattttttttgcatgcagATAAATATAGGGAATAGACTTGATGTCTTTCAGGCCCCCCCCCAACTATTTGAATGGGACATCTCTTGCACAGTAGTGTGCAATTGCTCCGTCACTGAGTTATGCAAATGTCCCAGGAGGTCTAACAAGGCCTTACAGACACGTGCAGAAAtcgttcccattgatttcatggCTGGCATGAAGCAATTGGGTAGTGACGCAAAATCACAAATCTTtcaatttaaacttttttggGGCATTGTAGCTGACAGGCTACCTGTATACCTGTAATATACCTTATACAACTCAAAGTTGGtcaatgtttaaccctttgagtgtaaGGGTTTCATCAGGCCAGTATTTATAGTTTTGCTATAATTATAATTTGTCGACAACCATATAAACAGCTTACACTTTATATAAGAAAACCTAAATATTTTGGGACAACTATAGCTATTCATAAATGTCCGACTGAGTCTCCCCTGCCTATGACAGCTTTTCAAGAATCAGCAAGTTTTAGCAGGTATAAGACAATTGTTCCTGTGTGGTGATAAGCTGTTCTAAAACTACCTCAGGGGCTATTGTTTTTTAAGGCACCAAAACATAATTTACACACATGGAAACCTCAAGACTTTCATCTATAACATACGATTTGTGTGCACCTTTAAACTTGCAAGACTTTTTCCTGAGGTGAAGAACATGGCTGCCATAGCTGTGAATGCTCACAatcggggggtggggggtaatatgataatgataataaatcatagttgtgtataataaataatacattgtgtatatatgGTATAGTGTTAttttggtaataataatatgctgtTGAATTACCTGCTGATCTGATGATATTGTTAATAACTTGTCTAGGAACAGGCTTGCCACTGATAAACCTGACAGATCTTCTTTGGTTGAGAAGTTCATAGAACTCCTTTGATCTTCTCACCATTTCCTCTTCAGAGTAGCGGACTGGAGAGAATGTAATATGTTCAATACTTCCTTCATCTGGGTCTTGCCAgtcattttctccttttttcacgcaataaaaataagaaagaagacatgTAATTGGCATGTGGaaaatacacatattcataAATTCAAATTACAACTACAAACACTGAGGTATTCCACAGTGGGAATCTCTAATAACATTATGCATTAGTAAAGTGGTTGGCAGTACTTAATGCATGAGGTGAGACTTCGTTTTTAATTCCATAGGTCTCCAACAGGGTGTGTAAAGGACCACCACAAGCCTCTTCCTCATAGATTATTGGGGACATACCTCTACTTCTTAGGTCTGAAACTGCAGGACCTACACTGCATTACACTGAACACTGACCATTTACTCAAGCTTTTTGGTGTTACAATTGCAGGCcacatggtatatatatatatatatatatatatatatatatatatatatatataccgtatttgctcgattataagacgaccctgattataaaacaacaccccaaaatctgaatactaaattaggaaaaaaagtaagcctgaatataagacgaccctatatgaaaaaagttttacagtaaatgttaattcatgtaaactatgtgaacaattgtttgttaataaaagctatgattgagaaaaatattttgtttttatttcctttttttacaacctgcccccccagttatgcacatctgcccccaggcttgccccagaaatgccttatgccccctatatgccactgtgccccatgatatgccttttgaccccatatgcgccactctgcctccagaattgccttatacccctatatgccactctggcatttagggggttaaaaggcatattatggggcagagtggcatatagggaggtataaggcatttcaggaggcttgagcggaagttgtctaggCGAAtggcgtagagctctacacgctgcccggactaagcaccggggactcagaagcaccagtaagttgggggaggggggcataacacaggaggatccaggtcccctgcatctgagtccccggtgcttagtctgggcagcgcgtagagctctacccgattcgcgtagacaacttccgttGCAGTATtggagcaaatacgatatatatatatatatatatatatatgtataaacacCAAAAAGCTTGAGTAAATGGTCAGTGTTCAGTGTAATGCAGTGTAGGTTCCACGGTGCTGtggaaaagtatttgcccccttcCCGGTTTGTTCTGGTTTTGCTTATTTGATCACCcagctaattttaatataagagaaAGATAACCTGAGTAAACACAACAtgcagcttttattttattgaaggtaaagaatTAACCAAAACCTATGTTACccatgagaaaaagtaattgccccctaaacttaataactggttgtgccaactTTGGTGGCAACAACTACAATCAAACGTTTgtttccatcaattatggcaagtcacCCTTGTCCTGAAGCAggaaagcagccccagaccgtCACACTACCACCATCACTATGTTTGattgttggtatgatgttcttattgtggaatgctgtgttccTTTATGCCATATAATGCCCCATgtcttttgactcatcagtccacagaatattatccaaaAAATtcttgggggtcatcaagattttttttggaaaatttgACACAAGCCTTTGTGTTGTGTTTGGTCAGCAATGGTTTTTACCTTGCAACTTTCTAATGGATGCCATTTTCTGCACAGTTTTTATCTTATTGTGAAATCATGAACACTGACCATAACTGAGATAAGTTAGGCCTGCATTTCTTTACATGTtggtctgggttcttttgtgacctcctggatgatGTGTTGATGCGCtaatggaggaattttggtaggccaGCCACTCCTGGaaaggttcaccactgttccaagttttctccaaTGGAGTCCcggagccttagaaatggctttgtaaccctttctagCGTGATATATGTCAATggctttctttttcttaaatttcGTTAGATTGTGTATCCATGTCCtcctttttgagaccttttaggtTACTTCACCATGCAAGACAGGTTTAATTAAATTGATGTTGGGATTCAAAGGAGCTGGCAGTAGTCATGCCTGGTTGTTTTTAGTGAAATTAAACCCAGTTATTTAaatttggttgatttagtaactaagggggcaattactttttcatttaGGAGCAGGTAGGGTGGATAGCTTTTTTgttctatacatgaaattatcatttGATAACTGCATTTTGTATTTGCTCGGgctatctttgtctaatattattAGTTTGGTgatttgaaacatttaagtgtgacaagtatgcaaaagtaaaataaatcagaaagggggcaaatactttttcacagcactgtatttcacagacaaaaacaatatataaagtgACATCCTTACCCTGCCATAACTAGACCCCCATGACTATTCTGCTAGACATATTTTCTTACCATCTTCTTCTGTAGGCAAGTCTGTGTTGTCTTGGAGATCTTGATCAACCCATGGCTGAGATTCTTTTTTCCTGTCCTTGTCTTCTGTTCCCTTTTCTCTGGACTTTTTCATGCTCTGTAATATTGCCACAAGCAAAACACATATTACTGCAGCAAACACtggtgttaaaaatgaaaataaagccaTGGTTGTCCTCAATTCACAAATGACACTAGAACGTTTCCTGTTTTTCTTGGTTTAAAAGGGCAAACATTAAATCAAAAGGGGAGGGCCATGTCTAGATAAAGGCAGGCCGGGTTTCACAACATGCTGAGCTTTGGAATAATTTGTGCCATTGAACTCTTAGTGTGCACAGTTCAGTGAAGGGAAATGAAGTGTTCTGGGGACTGATTTGTTAAGTGGTTAAGGGAGAAAAAGCAGTGctataaagtaaataaagtaGAACCaccacatttaaaacaaaaacataattaaatgtaaCGGCGTAAGCCTTACATCACTTATGTTAGTCTcacattcttattatttattcagttttaatttattcgTTCGTAAGTTTGACATCCATTTGAGGTATGACGAAGATTGTTCATGTAAACGTTCCTTCATTCACATGATTCCTCAGCAGTTCATAATTCTACTCTCAGCTCTGTGGTCAGGGGAGAGatggtattttttgttatacatAGACAAGTTGCCCCCCCGCCTCACACACTAtaattaacacacactcacatgcttacacacatgcgctctaacacacacacatactacatGGGGGTCAAGTAACATTGCATTACTTTTACCCTGCTGATTCCATTCACCTTGAGCAGACATCCCAACCTGACAAAATTCAtttcagggaggcctccccccGCTGCCACTAAACATGTATGATGGTCCTCCATCCCCTGGTACCTGTGCCTTGGTCCTCCTCTGTGGTATATGGGTTCTGGAGAAACCTTTAGATTAGTCTCTATAGTCTAGGCCTACCGAGAAAACTGATAGGTTAGTTAGCACAAAGAGAGACCAATCAGGATGCGCCACAGAGGAGAACCAGAGCACAGGCACACCTGAGCACAGATTATTCTTGGTGTGCGAGGGCGAGTTCGATGGTCATAACTGAACTCTCTCGCGTGTGCTCACTCTATTTCTGGGATGTCTGTTGCAGTTTGTGGACGTCAGGGAGCCGCTATTAAAATGCAGGAGACTCCCGGAACTTCGAAGTTGGGATGGGCTTTGGgtctttcttaaaaaataaaatattttttaaaaacatatatgacACTAACTTGGTGGGAGTTTAAGATTATTCTTGACAATAGACAGAATCTAGCTTGATATTATTCAAAGTGAGTGGTAGTGGTGAAGTTAGGGTTCGATTTAATCTATGATGAACTAGG contains:
- the IYD gene encoding iodotyrosine deiodinase 1, which encodes MALFSFLTPVFAAVICVLLVAILQSMKKSREKGTEDKDRKKESQPWVDQDLQDNTDLPTEEDGENDWQDPDEGSIEHITFSPVRYSEEEMVRRSKEFYELLNQRRSVRFISGKPVPRQVINNIIRSAGTSPSGAHTEPWTFVVVENPEVKHKIREIIEEEEEINYRKRMGDTWVHDLKKLRTNWVKEYLDTAPFLILIFKQVYGILSSNKKKTHYYNEISVSIACGILLAAIQNAGLVTVTTTPLNCGPRLRVLLERPVNEKLLMLLPVGYPSQDATVPDLQRKPLEDIMVVV